Proteins from a genomic interval of Enterococcus faecium:
- a CDS encoding MgtC/SapB family protein, whose translation MNDMVLTIPEIILRLGIAMLFGGAIGFERQYKNRPAGMRTHILVCMGACIIALIQVEIASGALRDALEYPQLAGTIRSDEARLIAQVVSGVGFLGAGTIIVTKQSVTGLTTAASLWAIAGLGIAIGMGYYSIAIISFIGIAIALTVVKRVIHVPTTKKLEIQFIHRKETKDFLTDYFEEKNIVIEDVNFDVKFVDDYRVYKNIYTIDLPKGLTYADVIEELSVHKNITKLHLVSIAQ comes from the coding sequence ATGAATGATATGGTATTGACAATTCCAGAGATTATTTTACGTTTAGGGATCGCTATGCTATTTGGCGGAGCAATCGGTTTTGAACGACAATATAAAAATCGTCCAGCAGGTATGCGTACGCATATTTTAGTTTGTATGGGAGCATGTATCATTGCATTGATCCAAGTTGAGATCGCTAGTGGTGCATTAAGAGATGCTTTAGAGTATCCACAGCTTGCTGGAACGATTCGTTCAGATGAAGCAAGGCTGATTGCTCAAGTGGTGAGTGGTGTCGGTTTCTTAGGCGCGGGAACGATCATCGTCACGAAACAATCGGTGACGGGACTTACGACTGCCGCTTCTTTATGGGCAATTGCTGGATTAGGGATCGCCATCGGCATGGGTTACTATTCCATTGCGATCATCAGTTTTATCGGGATTGCTATTGCACTCACAGTAGTGAAACGCGTGATCCATGTACCTACGACTAAAAAGTTAGAAATCCAATTTATCCATAGAAAAGAAACCAAAGATTTTCTTACCGATTATTTTGAAGAGAAAAATATCGTAATCGAAGATGTGAATTTTGACGTAAAATTCGTTGATGACTACCGAGTGTACAAAAATATCTATACGATTGATCTTCCAAAAGGGCTCACTTATGCCGATGTGATCGAGGAGTTGTCCGTACACAAAAATATCACAAAGTTGCATTTAGTCAGTA